A region of Streptomyces halobius DNA encodes the following proteins:
- a CDS encoding VWA domain-containing protein yields MSNWRAEAADPSQAERLRRWRLVLGGGGADGTGHELRGQDAAMDGALTSLYGQGQGKAGKGADGGKRSAGLGASAPAVARWLGDIRTYFPSSVVQVMQRDAIDRLGLSSLLVEPEMLEAVEADVHLVGTLLSLNKVMPETTKETARAVVRKVVEQLEKKLATRTRATLTGALDRSARISRPRHRDIDWDRTIRANLKNYLPEYRTVVPERLIGYGRAAQSVKKDVVLCIDQSGSMAASVVYASVFGAVLASMRAIDTRLVVFDTSVVDLTDQIDDPVDVLFGTQLGGGTDINRALAYCQSEITRPAETVVVLISDLYEGGIRDEMLKRVAAMKASGVQFVTLLALSDEGAPTYDRDHAAALAALGAPAFACTPDLFPKVMAAAIEKRPLPIPDMAEQQ; encoded by the coding sequence ATGAGCAACTGGAGGGCCGAGGCGGCCGATCCCTCGCAGGCCGAGCGGCTGCGGCGCTGGCGGCTGGTGCTCGGTGGCGGCGGTGCGGACGGCACGGGACATGAGCTGCGCGGCCAGGACGCCGCGATGGACGGGGCGCTCACCTCGCTCTACGGCCAGGGGCAGGGCAAGGCCGGCAAGGGGGCCGACGGCGGGAAGCGGTCGGCGGGGCTGGGGGCGTCGGCGCCCGCGGTGGCGCGCTGGCTCGGCGACATCCGCACCTACTTCCCGTCCTCCGTGGTGCAGGTGATGCAGCGCGACGCCATCGACCGGCTCGGGCTGTCCTCGCTGCTGGTCGAGCCGGAGATGCTGGAGGCCGTCGAGGCGGATGTGCATCTGGTGGGCACGCTGCTCTCGCTCAACAAGGTCATGCCGGAGACGACCAAGGAGACCGCGCGGGCCGTCGTCCGCAAGGTCGTCGAGCAGCTGGAGAAGAAGCTGGCGACCCGCACCCGTGCCACCCTCACCGGTGCGTTGGACCGCTCCGCGCGCATCAGCCGGCCGCGGCACCGCGATATCGACTGGGACCGCACGATCCGGGCCAACCTCAAGAACTACCTCCCGGAGTACCGCACGGTCGTCCCCGAGCGGCTGATCGGCTACGGCCGGGCCGCGCAGTCGGTGAAGAAGGATGTGGTGCTCTGCATCGACCAGTCCGGTTCGATGGCCGCCTCGGTGGTCTATGCCTCGGTGTTCGGTGCGGTACTGGCGTCGATGCGGGCCATCGACACCCGGCTGGTCGTCTTCGACACCTCGGTGGTCGATCTGACGGACCAGATCGACGACCCGGTCGATGTGCTCTTCGGCACCCAGCTCGGCGGCGGCACGGACATCAACCGCGCCCTCGCCTACTGCCAGTCCGAGATCACCCGCCCCGCCGAGACCGTCGTCGTCCTCATCAGCGATCTGTACGAGGGCGGCATCCGGGACGAGATGCTCAAGCGGGTCGCCGCGATGAAGGCGTCCGGGGTGCAGTTCGTGACGTTGCTCGCGCTGTCCGACGAGGGGGCGCCGACCTACGACCGCGACCATGCCGCGGCGCTCGCGGCCCTGGGCGCACCGGCGTTCGCGTGCACTCCCGATCTCTTCCCGAAGGTGATGGCGGCCGCGATCGAGAAACGGCCGTTGCCCATACCGGACATGGCGGAGCAACAGTGA